Part of the Sporosarcina sp. FSL K6-2383 genome is shown below.
TAGATAGACATAATGGACAATGCGACTGTTTTATCTAGCCCCAGTCCACCATTGGACACTTCGTAGTACATATAGAAAACGAGGATAGCCCTCATTCCATAATACGAGAAGCGTTCCCAGAATTCCGTGAAGAATAATGTGAACAATCCTTTTGGGTGTCCGAAGAAACCTTTTTGCGGGACGCTCTCCACGATTTGTTTTTTTGTTAGCTGTGACATCATGATGCCTCCTTCATATTTTACTATAATACAATTAAACGTTTTCAATTGTCAAAAATAATTAATGAAAACGTGATTATTTGTAATAACGTTGGTATTACAATGTTTCCTTATAATATAAATATTTAGATAATAAATAATAATTATTCGATAGATAATAATTAGTTATATAAGAAAAGTTTAATAGAGCCTTGCACATGTCTTCAACTATTTATTCATAGAGTGAAGAAAGGGGGAGTATGATTGGAAATATATGATGTTGTCCTAATCCCGCTAATTATCGGCATGGTGGAGTTGTTGAAGATGTATGGGATGAAGAAACGATTGTTGCCGCCTGTGGCATTAGTTTTTGGTATTGTTGGGGGCATTTTTTATGTTTATCCAGAAGATATAAAAGCTGGGATACTTGTCGGGGTGATGATGGGGCTATCTGCGAGTGGACTGTATTCTGGAGGGAAAGCTGTGGTTGAGAAGAAATAGTACGTGTGCTCCGATGCCACAGTGCCACTCGTGCGACTCAGGCACTACTCAGTCAGTTATATGTGGTAGAAAAGTATGTAGCCTTCAATCGGAAAATCGGTTGAAGGCTTTTTTTCATGATTTTATGTAGATGTCAATGTTCGTACCCGTTTATGTTTATACCTAGACACTCACATAAATAGCGAGGGATAATCGGCTTTAATTTTTGAATTTTAAACTATATATCGCATTATGTAGTCTTGTCACACCTTCTTTTATTTCTTCATTTTTCAGGTGCCCATAACCCAAAATAATTCGATTATTATATTTTCCTTTTTCAATAGTATGGTCTTCTACAGGGGATACTTTAACTCCAAACTGTTCAATCCAATCAAGTAATTCTTTTGTAAAGTGGGCTTCATTCAATTCAATAACTAGGTGTAAGCCTGTTGAATAACCGTAAATATTAACCTTATTTGAAAAAGTTGTTTCTAAACAATGAATGAGGAAGTCTCTTCGGTTTTTATAAATCTTCTTCATCTTCGTAATATGTCGTTCCAGATAGCCTTCATCAATAAAACGGGCAAGGATAAGCTGATTTAATGAAGGGGTATGTAGATCCGAAAACCACTTTAGCTTGCGACACTTTTCAATGAGGTGTAAAGGAAGAATTAAATATCCTATTCTAAGGGCTGGTGATAAGATTTTACTAAAAGAACCAATGTATAACACACGGTCAGACTCTAATCCTTGTAATGAACTTACAGGCGAACCTTCATATCGAAACTCGCTGTCATAATCATCCTCAACTAGATAACAATTTGTTTGTCTCGAGTAGTTAATCAATTGAATCCGTCGTTGAATGGGTAACGTTCCTCCTAACGGGAACTGGTGTGAAGGTGTAATAAAGATAAATTTTGGATTGTTGTTTAATGGAAGTAAAGATGTCTCCATTCCATATTCATCAACAGGCACGGGGAAAAGTGTAGCCCCTGAAGTTTTAAATATAGTTTGAATATCATTAGTGATTGGATCTTCCATTATCACTGTATCCTCAGGCGATAAAAGTAATTTAGAAACAAGTGTCAGAGCTTGAGTTGCACCAGAAGTAATCACAATTTGATTTGGATGACAGTCAACACCTCTTGTTTTTAGCAAGTATTGTGATAAAATCTGCCTTAATTCCGGGCGTCCTTCTGGAATATCATATCCAAATGTAGAAGGTGATGTTTCATTCCATATCGTATAAGATAACTTTGCCCATGTCTTACGTGGAAATAAATCCAATGCTGGTATACCTGAACGAAAGTTGATGAGGTTATCATCTTTTTTGTTATCTTCACACCAATCTAAAGGAGGAAATGAAAGAGCTTTTTCATGCTGTTCTAAAAAGGCCCCTCTAGCAACAAATGTCCCTGAACCCCTCCGTGAAACTAAAAAACCTTCGGCCAATAATTGATCATAAGCTTCTAAAATTACATTCCTGGAGACTTTTAACTCAGCAGATAGTTCACGTGTAGATGGTAGTTTTTCATCTGATTTTAGCTGCCCATTTAAAATTCGTTCTCGTATTTGCTGGTAGACTTGTCTAATTAAAGGTATATCTAATGACCGATCAATGGGTATCCAAAGCATATTCATAATTTCCCCTTTCATAAATAAAAGTGGTACCATCAAAAGTTGTATTAAGTGGTACTGATATAAACCATTTTACCATGTTAAAGTTGATTAACTAGTAAAAAGGAGATGTATGCTGATGATTAACCCATCTTTAACAGAGAGAAATAAATCCTATTGAACGAACAATTAATCCCAAGATTAAAAATCATTTTGGCTATGATTATTGTGGGAAGTTCCGTTGTAGCAGGTAAACTGATCGTTCAAAGTTTTCCTGTGTTCTTAGCATCCGAACTAAGAT
Proteins encoded:
- a CDS encoding PLP-dependent aminotransferase family protein, which produces MLWIPIDRSLDIPLIRQVYQQIRERILNGQLKSDEKLPSTRELSAELKVSRNVILEAYDQLLAEGFLVSRRGSGTFVARGAFLEQHEKALSFPPLDWCEDNKKDDNLINFRSGIPALDLFPRKTWAKLSYTIWNETSPSTFGYDIPEGRPELRQILSQYLLKTRGVDCHPNQIVITSGATQALTLVSKLLLSPEDTVIMEDPITNDIQTIFKTSGATLFPVPVDEYGMETSLLPLNNNPKFIFITPSHQFPLGGTLPIQRRIQLINYSRQTNCYLVEDDYDSEFRYEGSPVSSLQGLESDRVLYIGSFSKILSPALRIGYLILPLHLIEKCRKLKWFSDLHTPSLNQLILARFIDEGYLERHITKMKKIYKNRRDFLIHCLETTFSNKVNIYGYSTGLHLVIELNEAHFTKELLDWIEQFGVKVSPVEDHTIEKGKYNNRIILGYGHLKNEEIKEGVTRLHNAIYSLKFKN